A part of Larkinella insperata genomic DNA contains:
- a CDS encoding fumarylacetoacetate hydrolase family protein produces the protein MKLYRTRQGIVVEHENRFHRAPSDDWDYLVNQDDLFNFLQQEVPSTTASDEFRSWTETQLLPPISQQEIWASGVTYLRSRNARMEESKDAGGGDFYERVYDAERPELFFKSTAARAVGPGDAVRIRKDSTWNVPEPELTLFITSTGKIVGYTVGNDMSSRSIEGENPLYLPQAKTYDGSAAVGPCLYVPGAPISSDTEIRLEIRRDGQPVFDEKIAINRMKRKHDELVSFLFSETTFPHGCYLMTGTGIVPGDDFTLEAGDEVRISIQGIGTLVNTVQR, from the coding sequence ATGAAACTATACCGTACCCGCCAGGGCATTGTTGTTGAACACGAAAACCGCTTCCACCGTGCACCCAGCGACGACTGGGACTACCTCGTTAATCAGGATGATCTGTTCAACTTTCTCCAACAAGAAGTGCCCTCTACCACCGCTTCCGACGAGTTCCGCAGCTGGACCGAAACGCAGTTACTGCCACCGATCAGCCAGCAGGAAATCTGGGCGTCGGGCGTAACGTACCTGCGCAGCCGCAACGCCCGGATGGAAGAGTCGAAAGATGCCGGGGGCGGTGATTTCTACGAACGGGTCTACGACGCCGAGCGCCCTGAATTGTTCTTTAAGTCAACGGCTGCGCGCGCGGTAGGACCGGGCGATGCCGTCCGCATCCGGAAAGATTCGACCTGGAACGTACCCGAGCCGGAACTGACGCTGTTTATTACGTCGACCGGCAAAATCGTGGGCTATACCGTCGGCAACGACATGAGTTCGCGAAGTATTGAGGGCGAAAATCCGCTGTACCTGCCGCAGGCCAAAACCTACGACGGATCGGCGGCCGTCGGGCCGTGCCTTTACGTGCCGGGCGCGCCCATCTCGTCCGATACCGAAATCCGGCTCGAAATCCGGCGGGACGGCCAGCCGGTTTTTGACGAAAAAATTGCCATCAACCGCATGAAGCGGAAGCACGACGAACTGGTTTCTTTCCTGTTTAGCGAAACCACTTTCCCGCACGGGTGTTATTTAATGACCGGCACCGGTATTGTTCCCGGCGATGATTTCACGCTGGAGGCCGGTGACGAAGTGCGTATTTCAATTCAGGGAATCGGTACATTGGTAAATACCGTACAACGTTAA
- a CDS encoding Kelch repeat-containing protein, producing MNKKLLACSILTVFGHSWVMAQSWQTVATKNECEKRHENAAALVGDSLYAIGGRGMKPLEALNLKTLMWKKLPTPPVEMNHFQAINYKGEVYVMGAFEGKYPHETPIPNIYIYSPKTGIWRKGPEIPKDQLRGSAGVVVYKDKIYMVCGIIDGHYDGHVSRLDEYDPKTNTWKQLADAPRSRDHISAAVVGDKMYLAGGRRSSAKTGKVIDTTLPEVDVYDFKTGKWETLPAESNFPTLRAGSTAITKDNKVWIIGGESEQLKSHSEAEILDPKTNRWTSGPKLNDGRHGTQAVVYKNSIYIVAGSANHGGGPELNSVEVLK from the coding sequence ATGAACAAGAAACTACTTGCCTGTTCAATCCTGACCGTCTTCGGCCATTCGTGGGTAATGGCTCAATCCTGGCAAACCGTTGCGACCAAAAACGAGTGCGAAAAGCGCCACGAAAACGCAGCCGCCCTCGTGGGCGACAGCCTGTACGCCATCGGCGGGCGGGGGATGAAACCACTGGAAGCCCTGAACCTGAAAACTCTGATGTGGAAAAAACTGCCGACGCCACCGGTGGAAATGAACCACTTCCAGGCCATCAACTACAAAGGCGAGGTTTACGTGATGGGCGCTTTTGAGGGCAAGTATCCGCACGAAACCCCGATTCCCAACATTTATATTTATAGTCCCAAAACCGGTATTTGGCGGAAAGGGCCGGAAATTCCGAAGGACCAACTGCGCGGATCGGCGGGTGTGGTGGTGTATAAGGACAAGATTTACATGGTGTGCGGCATTATCGACGGCCATTACGACGGCCACGTTTCGCGCCTGGATGAGTACGATCCGAAAACCAACACCTGGAAGCAACTGGCCGATGCACCCCGGTCCCGCGACCACATCAGCGCGGCCGTCGTGGGCGACAAAATGTATCTGGCGGGCGGACGCCGGTCGTCGGCCAAAACCGGTAAAGTGATCGACACAACCCTGCCGGAAGTGGATGTGTACGATTTTAAAACCGGAAAGTGGGAAACCCTGCCAGCAGAGAGCAACTTTCCGACCCTGCGGGCGGGCAGCACGGCGATAACAAAAGACAACAAAGTGTGGATCATCGGCGGAGAAAGCGAGCAACTCAAATCGCACAGCGAAGCCGAAATCCTCGATCCCAAAACCAACCGCTGGACATCAGGGCCGAAACTCAACGACGGGCGGCACGGTACGCAGGCAGTGGTGTACAAAAACAGCATTTACATCGTGGCCGGTTCGGCCAATCACGGCGGAGGTCCGGAATTGAATAGTGTTGAAGTTTTGAAATAA
- the recO gene encoding DNA repair protein RecO has product MLHKTRGIVLSYFRYRETSIIVRVYTEEFGLQSYLVNGVRSAKSKTNRIAFFQPLTLLDMVVYYKPDKDLNRLSEVKINYPFQHLPFDIAKSSLALFVSEMLTKTLKEEASNLTLYHFLEDSVRYLEEAEADYENFHIAFLLKLAFFLGFGPASAREFEEQLQEQKYPFLPDEATEKALNAFLRQRLGAPVKVSRQTRAELLDALVAFYRIHIDSLGEIKSLSVLREVLS; this is encoded by the coding sequence ATGCTGCACAAAACCCGGGGAATCGTTCTGAGTTATTTCCGTTACCGCGAAACTTCCATTATCGTTCGTGTTTATACCGAGGAGTTCGGTCTGCAAAGTTACCTCGTCAACGGTGTGCGTTCGGCCAAGAGCAAAACAAACCGGATCGCCTTTTTTCAGCCGTTAACGTTGCTCGATATGGTGGTCTACTACAAGCCGGATAAAGACCTCAACCGACTCTCGGAAGTTAAAATCAATTACCCCTTCCAGCACCTTCCGTTCGACATTGCCAAGTCCAGTCTGGCGCTGTTTGTGAGCGAAATGCTGACTAAAACGCTGAAAGAAGAAGCCAGCAACCTGACATTGTATCATTTTCTGGAAGATAGCGTTCGGTATCTGGAAGAAGCCGAAGCCGACTACGAAAATTTCCACATTGCTTTTCTGCTGAAACTGGCGTTTTTTCTGGGGTTTGGTCCGGCCAGCGCCCGCGAGTTTGAGGAGCAGTTGCAGGAACAGAAATATCCGTTTTTACCCGATGAGGCTACGGAAAAGGCCCTGAATGCATTTCTGCGTCAGCGGTTGGGAGCGCCCGTGAAAGTTTCCCGCCAAACCCGGGCAGAATTGCTCGATGCCCTGGTGGCATTTTACCGGATTCACATTGATAGTCTGGGGGAAATCAAGTCCTTGTCGGTCTTGCGGGAGGTGTTAAGCTAA
- a CDS encoding DUF481 domain-containing protein, with amino-acid sequence MTYFKISLLFCLFLSLNGICQTVKPTQSDTLKAVAPADSAAAADSTARLKKEEAAKAAPVAASDPRGFHYKITADGTVTAGNVNRALIQVGGSFDWAVSKIFRFASSPTFAYGQQNQQLNEREFLADFRASYLHERRFYYLGFGATEISNLRKIRNRLTGGAGVGYKIISQKNAYLSVTNVLLYEYTDFLTNTAEVQDVNVLRNSTRVFGEYQWDDGRYSVNHTVFLQPALNQPNLRWNGSVSFQMRLTALISVRTTVQNSYESVVAVGRKNNDFRWTTGLVLEVK; translated from the coding sequence ATGACCTACTTTAAAATCAGCCTCCTTTTTTGCCTGTTTTTATCGCTCAACGGCATCTGTCAAACGGTTAAACCCACCCAATCGGACACACTAAAAGCCGTTGCTCCCGCCGATTCAGCCGCGGCTGCCGACTCAACGGCCCGTCTTAAAAAGGAAGAAGCCGCCAAAGCCGCCCCCGTTGCCGCCAGCGATCCGAGGGGTTTTCACTACAAAATTACCGCCGACGGCACCGTTACCGCCGGGAACGTCAACCGGGCGCTCATCCAGGTGGGAGGTTCGTTCGACTGGGCCGTCAGCAAAATTTTTCGATTCGCCAGCAGCCCAACTTTCGCCTACGGACAGCAGAATCAGCAACTGAATGAGCGCGAGTTCCTGGCCGATTTCCGGGCCAGTTACCTCCACGAACGGCGGTTTTATTACCTGGGCTTCGGGGCCACCGAAATCAGTAACCTGCGTAAAATCCGGAACCGGCTCACCGGCGGTGCGGGGGTTGGCTACAAAATCATCAGCCAGAAGAATGCCTATTTGTCCGTCACCAACGTGCTTTTGTACGAATATACAGATTTCCTCACCAACACCGCCGAAGTGCAGGACGTCAATGTGTTACGAAATTCGACGCGGGTGTTTGGGGAGTACCAGTGGGACGATGGACGGTATTCGGTCAACCATACCGTGTTTCTGCAACCGGCCCTCAACCAGCCCAACCTGCGGTGGAATGGCAGCGTTTCGTTTCAGATGCGGCTAACGGCACTGATCAGCGTTCGCACCACGGTTCAGAACTCCTACGAGAGCGTGGTGGCCGTCGGTCGGAAAAACAACGACTTTCGGTGGACAACGGGCCTCGTGCTGGAAGTGAAATAA
- the lptB gene encoding LPS export ABC transporter ATP-binding protein, translated as MILRTENLVKKYGSRLVNDHVSYQVEQGEIVGLLGPNGAGKTTSFYMAVGLIKPNSGKVYIDDQDVTDLPMYKRARLGVGYLAQEASVFRDLTVEENVLAVLEMTDLPKQAQKEKVEKLLEEFSLTHVRKNKGKVLSGGERRRTEIARSLAVDPKFILLDEPFAGVDPIAVEDIQSIVAQLKHKNIGILITDHNVNETLSITDRAYLLFEGKILKQGTAEDLANDEQVRRVYLGQSFELKRKEF; from the coding sequence ATGATTCTCCGAACCGAAAACTTAGTTAAAAAATACGGCTCCCGGCTGGTCAACGATCACGTTTCGTACCAGGTCGAACAGGGCGAAATTGTCGGTTTGCTCGGCCCAAATGGTGCGGGCAAAACCACTTCCTTCTACATGGCCGTTGGCCTGATTAAACCGAATAGCGGCAAAGTTTATATTGACGACCAGGATGTTACCGATCTGCCCATGTACAAGCGGGCACGGCTGGGCGTTGGGTATCTGGCCCAGGAAGCGTCGGTGTTCCGGGATTTGACGGTTGAAGAAAACGTGCTGGCCGTGTTGGAAATGACCGATTTGCCAAAGCAGGCCCAGAAGGAAAAAGTGGAGAAGCTGCTGGAAGAATTCAGCCTGACGCACGTTCGCAAGAACAAGGGCAAGGTGTTGTCGGGCGGGGAACGTCGGCGGACCGAAATTGCCCGGAGCCTGGCCGTCGATCCGAAGTTTATTCTGCTGGATGAGCCGTTTGCGGGCGTTGACCCCATTGCGGTTGAGGACATTCAGAGCATAGTGGCGCAGCTTAAACACAAAAACATCGGTATTCTGATTACAGACCACAACGTAAACGAGACGCTTTCCATTACCGACCGGGCGTACCTGTTGTTTGAGGGTAAAATCTTGAAACAGGGCACTGCTGAAGATCTGGCCAATGATGAACAGGTTCGGCGCGTGTACCTGGGTCAGAGTTTTGAGTTGAAGCGAAAAGAATTTTAG
- a CDS encoding aldehyde dehydrogenase (NADP(+)) — MSFQAINPATGEELAGVFEESTPEEVAHACWQAAAAFHTYRKLSGEAKAQLLERIADEIMALGDELLERANQETALPLARLTGERGRTMGQLRLFAQYLREGTWVDARIDTALPDRQPLPRPDLRQMLIPLGPVGIFGASNFPLAFSVAGGDTASALAAGCPVVVKAHPAHPGTSDLVGKAIRKAVEACGLPEGVFQMVHGTGVDVGMAIVESPLIKAIGFTGSFKGGKAIYDAAVRRPEPIPVYAEMGSTNPVFFLPAILKQKGLDLAKAYVDSVTLGVGQFCTNPGLAIVKQSDGGDAFISQARLAMTQAQPTPMLTKGIYQAYTAGIEKLNSYSSVLVASKAEAVVESYASGHPTLLSTTADVLLENPELAEEVFGPSSLMVTADTKEEMLSVANGLEGHLTATVFGTPDELLEYADLLEVLEQKVGRVLINGFPTGVEVSHAMNHGGPYPATTDVRSTSVGTNAIRRFARPICYQNFPDALLPDALKADNPLGIYRLVDGEWKK; from the coding sequence ATGAGTTTTCAAGCCATCAACCCCGCCACCGGTGAAGAATTAGCCGGTGTATTCGAAGAATCAACCCCCGAAGAAGTTGCCCACGCCTGCTGGCAGGCAGCCGCGGCCTTTCACACGTATCGTAAACTTTCCGGTGAAGCCAAAGCCCAGTTACTGGAGCGCATCGCCGACGAAATCATGGCGCTGGGCGACGAACTGCTCGAACGCGCCAATCAGGAAACGGCCCTGCCCCTGGCCCGGCTGACGGGCGAACGCGGCCGGACGATGGGCCAGTTGCGGTTATTTGCTCAATACCTCCGCGAAGGGACCTGGGTGGATGCCCGGATCGACACGGCGCTGCCCGATCGCCAACCGCTGCCCCGCCCGGATTTGCGGCAGATGCTGATTCCGTTGGGGCCGGTCGGTATTTTCGGCGCGAGCAACTTCCCGCTGGCGTTTTCGGTAGCGGGTGGCGACACGGCTTCGGCGCTGGCGGCTGGCTGCCCGGTGGTTGTTAAAGCCCATCCGGCCCACCCGGGTACGTCGGATTTGGTCGGCAAGGCCATTCGGAAAGCCGTGGAAGCCTGCGGGTTGCCGGAAGGTGTCTTCCAGATGGTTCACGGCACGGGGGTGGATGTGGGCATGGCGATTGTCGAAAGCCCGCTGATCAAAGCCATCGGTTTTACGGGGTCGTTCAAGGGCGGAAAAGCGATTTACGATGCCGCCGTCCGCCGTCCGGAACCGATTCCGGTGTACGCCGAAATGGGCAGTACCAACCCGGTGTTTTTTCTGCCCGCCATTCTGAAACAGAAAGGATTGGATCTGGCCAAAGCGTACGTCGACTCTGTGACGCTGGGAGTAGGACAGTTTTGTACTAATCCCGGTTTGGCCATCGTCAAGCAGTCAGACGGGGGGGATGCCTTTATCAGCCAGGCCCGGTTGGCGATGACGCAGGCGCAACCGACGCCCATGCTGACCAAAGGGATCTATCAGGCTTACACAGCTGGCATTGAAAAGCTCAATTCGTATTCGAGCGTTTTAGTGGCCAGCAAGGCCGAGGCCGTCGTGGAAAGCTACGCGTCGGGGCACCCCACGTTGTTGTCGACTACGGCTGATGTGTTGCTGGAAAACCCCGAACTGGCGGAAGAGGTGTTTGGTCCGAGCAGCCTGATGGTTACGGCCGATACGAAAGAAGAAATGCTGTCGGTTGCCAACGGTCTGGAAGGCCATCTGACGGCCACGGTTTTCGGAACGCCTGACGAATTGCTGGAATACGCTGACTTACTGGAGGTGCTGGAACAAAAAGTGGGGCGGGTGCTGATCAACGGTTTCCCGACGGGAGTAGAAGTAAGCCACGCCATGAACCACGGCGGTCCTTATCCGGCCACCACGGATGTTCGCTCGACCTCGGTTGGTACCAACGCCATCCGACGGTTTGCCCGGCCGATTTGTTACCAGAATTTCCCCGATGCCCTGTTGCCTGATGCTTTGAAAGCCGACAACCCGCTGGGAATTTATCGGTTGGTGGACGGGGAGTGGAAAAAATAA
- a CDS encoding PAS domain-containing protein, translating to MQTNQSYAEYLRHTAVSTRSFPAASLEFFLLDQAQERRHRREMEQLAKLAQTFDWKLTRNYAKALSKGYTLVIADRSSSILWVSDRFFSMTGYKPQEAIGQSPRFLQGPDTDLALLRQLSDDLSRAHLQARPRPIRQQLINYRKDGATYRCDIEIDPIWTKQGELTHFIAVEKEI from the coding sequence ATGCAGACAAATCAATCCTACGCGGAATATTTGCGGCATACCGCCGTCTCGACTCGGTCCTTTCCGGCGGCCTCGCTGGAATTTTTCCTGCTCGATCAGGCCCAGGAACGTCGGCATCGGCGCGAAATGGAACAATTGGCGAAGTTGGCCCAAACATTTGACTGGAAACTAACGCGGAATTACGCCAAAGCCCTGAGCAAAGGGTATACGCTCGTTATTGCCGACCGGTCCAGCTCCATTTTGTGGGTAAGTGACCGTTTTTTTTCGATGACAGGTTACAAACCGCAGGAAGCGATTGGCCAGTCGCCCCGCTTTTTGCAGGGTCCGGACACCGACCTGGCACTGCTCCGGCAGTTGTCGGACGACCTGTCCCGGGCTCATCTTCAGGCGCGCCCCCGCCCTATCCGGCAGCAGTTAATCAACTACCGGAAAGATGGAGCAACGTACCGCTGCGATATCGAAATTGATCCCATCTGGACGAAACAGGGCGAACTCACCCATTTTATTGCAGTGGAAAAAGAAATATAA
- a CDS encoding PVC-type heme-binding CxxCH protein: MCKSCSLIALLFAILLMPGASTAQSAKNKPKAILQDTAKFDRDYKLEATMLGYFSKDGARNPTLKAQKGDRVRITIVNGEVMTHDITLEKLKLKSKTILEKGSSTSITFTADQNDTYYCSVPGHRAAGMVGNFEVVEGPISDATIAGQLPAKDGRPLNLNFETGTLKDWTATGDAFANPLFAQDDPSPVHEKDMHIGFEGKYFLSSGGTTHYKQTGTLTSAPFKVTQPFAAFKVSGGALQDTRVEIVQAGTDKVIYHITGQGRATLQPAVVDLQPYQNQEIFIRIVDNETGISQIPYIPNDKWAHINFDDFQFYATRPNFPNELKQKDIIILPPLDPVLNAGLSGVEAAKAMTLPKGFKITLAAAEPEIVKPICFTIDSRSRLWVVESHTYPVPAPEGQGRDRVLIFEDTNGDGTLDKKKIFAEGLNLVSGIEVGLGGVWLGAAPYLLFIPADFRNDKPSGPTQKLLDGWGTHDTHETLNSLRWGPDGWLYGNHGVFTHSNVGKPGAPDSERTKLNAGVWRYHPTTRQFEVFAEGTSNPWGLDFNDYGHAFITACVIPHMYHMIQGGRYQRQAGNHFNPYTYDDIKTHADHVHWVGERGPHAGNFRSASAGGGHAHAGAMIYLGNSWPPEYRNDIFMNNINGAKLNQDHPTRAGSGYMVTHKPDFLAMNDSWSQWLNMKYDASGSVWAIDWYDKNQCHSANPDVHNKTMGRIFKITYDNDKWVQVDLAKASDKELVEYQLNGNEWYVRQARIILQERGPNKKVHKALKDILAKNPDATRKLRALWALHATKGLTDKELEDLLGNENEYVRSWAIQLLAEDKSVSPETLKRFAALAQNDNSALVRLYLTSAMLRLEPGQRWDVLDALVQKSADKEDHNLPLMVWYASEPLAAIDMKRALEMAQKSKLPKQLPYTIQRIAAIGTDDAKKLLKELNDRVGQREHSHENHEIQMVLAEALKE; the protein is encoded by the coding sequence ATGTGTAAATCCTGCTCGCTCATAGCGTTGCTATTTGCCATCCTTTTGATGCCCGGCGCTAGCACGGCGCAATCTGCTAAAAATAAGCCCAAAGCCATTCTTCAGGATACTGCCAAGTTTGACCGCGATTACAAGCTGGAAGCGACCATGCTGGGCTATTTTTCCAAAGACGGCGCCCGCAATCCCACTCTGAAAGCCCAAAAAGGCGACCGCGTCCGGATTACAATCGTCAACGGCGAGGTGATGACTCACGATATTACCCTGGAAAAGCTTAAACTGAAGAGCAAGACCATTCTGGAAAAGGGCTCCAGCACCAGCATTACGTTCACGGCTGACCAGAACGATACGTACTACTGCTCGGTGCCGGGCCACCGCGCGGCTGGGATGGTCGGTAATTTTGAAGTCGTCGAAGGACCGATTTCGGACGCGACGATCGCCGGGCAATTGCCCGCGAAAGACGGTCGGCCCCTGAACCTGAATTTTGAAACGGGTACGTTAAAAGACTGGACGGCCACGGGCGACGCCTTCGCCAATCCGCTTTTTGCGCAGGATGACCCATCTCCCGTTCACGAGAAAGACATGCACATCGGTTTCGAGGGCAAGTATTTTCTGAGCAGTGGCGGAACCACCCACTACAAACAAACCGGCACTTTAACTTCTGCGCCGTTTAAAGTCACCCAGCCGTTTGCGGCTTTCAAAGTGTCGGGGGGCGCTTTGCAGGATACGCGCGTGGAGATTGTGCAGGCCGGAACAGACAAGGTGATTTACCACATTACCGGTCAGGGCCGGGCCACGCTGCAACCCGCCGTAGTGGACTTGCAACCGTATCAGAATCAGGAGATTTTTATTCGAATTGTTGATAACGAAACCGGTATTTCGCAGATACCGTACATTCCAAACGATAAATGGGCGCACATCAATTTTGATGATTTTCAGTTCTACGCAACGCGCCCCAATTTTCCGAATGAACTAAAGCAGAAAGATATCATCATCCTGCCGCCCCTGGACCCGGTCCTGAATGCCGGTCTTTCGGGTGTTGAAGCGGCCAAAGCCATGACGCTGCCCAAAGGCTTTAAAATCACGCTGGCAGCCGCCGAACCGGAGATCGTGAAGCCCATCTGTTTCACCATCGATTCGCGCAGCCGGCTTTGGGTGGTAGAGTCGCACACCTATCCCGTTCCGGCACCGGAAGGACAGGGTCGGGACCGTGTTCTGATTTTTGAAGACACGAACGGCGACGGCACGCTGGACAAGAAAAAGATCTTTGCGGAGGGGCTGAATCTGGTTAGCGGAATTGAGGTCGGCCTGGGCGGTGTGTGGCTAGGTGCGGCCCCCTACCTGCTTTTTATTCCCGCTGATTTCAGAAACGACAAACCGTCGGGACCGACTCAAAAACTACTCGACGGCTGGGGAACGCACGACACGCACGAAACCCTGAACAGCCTGCGCTGGGGGCCAGACGGCTGGTTGTACGGCAACCACGGTGTCTTTACCCATTCGAACGTCGGCAAGCCGGGTGCCCCGGATTCGGAGCGTACAAAACTCAACGCCGGCGTCTGGCGCTACCACCCCACCACCCGGCAATTTGAAGTTTTCGCCGAAGGAACCAGCAACCCCTGGGGCCTCGATTTCAACGACTACGGCCATGCTTTTATTACGGCCTGCGTGATTCCGCACATGTACCACATGATTCAGGGTGGGCGCTACCAGCGGCAGGCTGGCAATCACTTCAACCCCTACACCTACGACGACATCAAAACCCACGCCGATCACGTTCACTGGGTGGGTGAACGGGGACCTCATGCCGGAAATTTCCGCTCGGCGTCGGCGGGTGGTGGACACGCCCACGCCGGGGCCATGATTTACCTCGGCAATAGCTGGCCGCCGGAATACCGCAACGATATTTTCATGAACAACATCAACGGCGCCAAGCTGAACCAGGATCACCCAACGCGCGCGGGCTCGGGCTACATGGTTACGCACAAGCCGGATTTCCTGGCCATGAACGATTCCTGGTCGCAGTGGCTAAATATGAAATACGATGCCAGCGGCTCGGTCTGGGCCATCGACTGGTACGACAAAAACCAGTGTCACAGCGCCAATCCGGATGTGCACAATAAAACGATGGGCCGGATTTTCAAGATTACGTACGACAATGACAAATGGGTACAGGTCGATCTGGCGAAAGCTTCGGACAAAGAACTGGTTGAGTACCAGTTGAACGGCAATGAATGGTACGTTCGACAGGCCCGAATCATTTTGCAGGAACGCGGCCCGAACAAGAAGGTCCACAAGGCGCTGAAAGACATCCTGGCTAAGAATCCGGATGCGACCCGTAAACTCCGCGCGCTGTGGGCGCTTCATGCCACGAAAGGGCTAACGGATAAAGAATTGGAGGATTTATTGGGCAATGAGAACGAATACGTTAGAAGCTGGGCCATTCAGCTGCTGGCCGAAGACAAGTCTGTTTCGCCCGAAACCCTGAAACGGTTTGCGGCTCTGGCCCAGAACGACAACTCGGCCCTGGTACGGCTCTATCTTACCTCAGCCATGCTGCGGCTGGAACCGGGCCAGCGGTGGGACGTGCTGGATGCCCTCGTGCAGAAGTCGGCGGATAAAGAGGATCATAACCTGCCACTGATGGTTTGGTATGCCTCCGAACCCCTGGCGGCTATCGACATGAAACGGGCGCTGGAAATGGCCCAGAAATCAAAATTGCCAAAGCAACTGCCGTACACGATTCAGCGAATTGCCGCCATTGGCACCGACGATGCGAAAAAGTTGCTGAAAGAACTGAATGATCGGGTGGGCCAACGGGAACACTCCCACGAAAACCACGAAATCCAGATGGTGCTCGCTGAAGCGCTGAAGGAGTAA
- a CDS encoding cupin domain-containing protein produces the protein MPTLIQKPTLIEAAGNKPKRIEEYAGRVNSGHSTVSVARMVSPEGWEEPGQRPEFEEITVVLSGMLRVEHEGGSLEVRAGQAVVAHPGEWVRYSSPEPGGAEYIAVCLPAFAPDTVHRDP, from the coding sequence ATGCCTACCTTAATCCAAAAACCGACTCTCATTGAAGCCGCTGGCAATAAACCCAAACGGATTGAAGAATACGCCGGGCGGGTCAATAGTGGGCATTCGACCGTGAGCGTGGCCCGGATGGTATCGCCCGAGGGGTGGGAAGAACCCGGTCAGCGCCCGGAATTTGAGGAAATTACCGTCGTACTGAGCGGGATGCTGCGCGTGGAACACGAAGGCGGTTCGCTGGAGGTACGGGCGGGTCAGGCCGTGGTGGCGCATCCGGGTGAATGGGTGCGTTACAGCAGTCCCGAGCCGGGTGGTGCCGAATACATCGCCGTTTGTTTGCCCGCATTTGCGCCAGACACCGTGCACCGCGATCCTTAG